From Onychostoma macrolepis isolate SWU-2019 chromosome 19, ASM1243209v1, whole genome shotgun sequence, a single genomic window includes:
- the LOC131525874 gene encoding uncharacterized protein LOC131525874 — protein sequence MKSTKITKVKPAASAKEEECGIWLDTKELKEKKQQKQLTRPVSKLLNPLARSGGYSVAVALSFTQTKLNMPVTRQSTISTFFSPKSRDPNPSAAYSGLSSSMHTEARTRAKRKHDVTLEPSTESTSQISEVYRDEDFERLSAKNKKEQSFLYLICGTEPEEEEPPEKRRHVVHYTENVLETQEYWNKEASNEYPNQTVPESETFFHVESPEHYDLMVWKPSEDAHKHFLKSPSPKRTDKHDLRDHKASVKGSILTSRPVNENHKRLSASVNTNKNQEQSWHKNKASPMKRMGKENSWLASPVKNVPKSPFKHHLISSPAKCRLKEKYTFSPEKSGKELANTETVGETFAKLFTQDSEGFCVIAHRDQHLRSPLRDQSNLSVGKDYRNSPSAASLEKEEESDLEPEMLFTQDSEGNMVIKH from the exons ATGAAATCCACAAAGATCACTAAAGTGAAACCTGCAGCATCAGCTAAAGAAGAAGAGTGTGGAATATGGCTCGACACAAAAGagttaaaagaaaagaaacaacag aAACAGCTGACCCGTCCAGTTTCCAAATTACTGAACCCACTTGCGAGATCAGGGGGATACAGTGTGGCAGTCGCACTCAGCTTCACTCAGACCAAACTCAACATGCCTGTCACTAGACAAAGCACTATATCAACCTTCTTTTCACCCAAATCCAGAG ACCCTAACCCAAGTGCGGCTTATTCTGGATTGTCCAGTTCTATGCACACAGAGGCACGCACCAGGGCCAAACGGAAACATGATGTGACTTTGGAGCCATCTACAGAGTCAACCAGTCAAATATCTGAGGTGTACCGTGATGAAGATTTTGAAAGATTGTCAGCCAAGAACAAAAAAGAACAGTCCTTTCTCTATTTAATATGCGGAACTGAGCCAGAGGAAGAAGAACCGCCTGAAAAAAGGAGACATGTTGTCCATTATACAGAAAATGTGTTAGAGACACAAGAATATTGGAATAAAGAAGCTTCAAATGAATATCCAAATCAGACAGTTCCTGAAAGTGAGACTTTCTTTCATGTGGAGTCCCCGGAGCACTATGATCTGATGGTCTGGAAGCCTTCTGAAGATGCACATAAGCATTTCCTTAAGTCTCCAAGTCCTAAACGCACAGACAAGCACGATTTAAGAGATCATAAGGCCTCAGTTAAGGGGTCTATCTTAACTTCTAGGCCTGTCAATGAAAACCACAAAAGATTGAGTGCTTCTGTGAATACCAATAAAAATCAGGAGCAGTCTTGGCACAAAAATAAGGCATCGCCCATGAAACGAATGGGGAAAGAGAATAGTTGGCTTGCGTCACCTGTTAAAAATGTTCCAAAATCGCCTTTTAAACACCATCTAATTTCCAGTCCAGCTAAGTGCAGGTTAAAGGAGAAATACACTTTTTCTCCAGAAAAATCAGGTAAGGAACTTGCAAACACAGAGACGGTTGGAGAAACCTTTGCTAAACTGTTTACTCAGGACTCAGAGGGCTTCTGTGTGATTGCTCATCGTGACCAGCACTTAAGGAGCCCACTGAGAGACCAGAGCAATTTATCTGTGGGCAAAGATTACAGGAATAGTCCATCTGCTGCTTCTTTAGAAAAAGAGGAGGAATCAGATCTAGAGCCAGAAATGCTTTTCACCCAAGACTCAGAAGGAAACATGGTCATCAAGCATTAG
- the vps28 gene encoding vacuolar protein sorting-associated protein 28 homolog, with amino-acid sequence MFHGIPSSGVMGGAPANKPELYEEVKLYKNAREREKYDNMAELFAVVKTLQALEKAYIKDCVTPNEYTGACSRLLVQYKAAFKQVQGSDVGSIDDFCRKYRLDCPLAMERIKEDRPITIKDDKGNLNRCIADIVSLFITVMDKLRLEIRAMDEIQPDLRELMETMNRMSNMPPDSEAKDKVSLWLTTLSSMSASDELDDSQVRQMLFDLESAYNAFNRFLHSS; translated from the exons ATGTTTCATGGGATACCTTCCTCTGGAGTGATGGGAGGAG CACCTGCCAACAAGCCAGAACTGTATGAG GAAGTGAAATTGTACAAAAATGCCAGAGAAAGGGAAAA gtATGACAACATGGCAGAGTTGTTTGCTGTGGTCAAAACACTTCAGGCCCTGGAAAAAGCCTACATTAAGGACTGTGTGACTCCAAACGA ATACACAGGAGCTTGCTCAAGATTGCTTGTCCAGTACAAGGCTGCTTTCAAACAAGTCCAGGGATCAGATGTGGGCTCCATTGATGACTTTTGTCGGAAATACAGG CTGGACTGTCCACTGGCTATGGAAAGGATCAAAGAGGATCGACCAATCACCATTAAGGATGACAAGGGCAACCTGAATCGCTGCATTGCAGACATAGTTTCT CTCTTTATCACAGTGATGGACAAACTTCGACTTGAGATTCGTGCCATGGATGAG ATCCAGCCTGACCTGAGAGAGCTCATGGAGACCATGAATAGAATGAGCAACATGCCTCCAGATTCAGAGGCCAAAGACAAAGTCAGCCTCTG GTTAACCACACTAAGCAGCATGTCTGCATCTGATGAGCTGGATGACTCCCAGGTTCGCCAGATGCTGTTTGACCTGGAGTCTGCCTACAACGCCTTTAATCGTTTCTTACACTCTTCTTAA